In one Echinicola marina genomic region, the following are encoded:
- the hslU gene encoding ATP-dependent protease ATPase subunit HslU: protein MKEINNLTPKQIVHELDKYIIGQRDAKRNVAIALRNRIRRMMVKSDLQKDIVPNNILMIGSTGVGKTEIARRLASVANAPFTKVEASKFTEVGYVGRDVESMVRDLVEQAINLVKENKNEEVKEKAAENVEDILLDILIPPVKTAGFSTSRSISNGDLDPEKASEQELNEKTRERFREKLKNGELEERKIEINVKQSSPVGVGMIGNGMMDDASMAGLQDMISGMMPKKTKKRKLTISEARKILMEEETSKLIDFDEVKEEAIFLAENNGIIFIDEVDKIASKSGKNGGGPDVSREGVQRDLLPIVEGSSVNTKYGLVHTDHVLFIAAGAFHVSKPSDLIPELQGRFPIRVELDSLSQEDFTRILKEPKNALTKQYQALFGAEEVVLEYTDEAIEEIARIAFKINEEVENIGARRLHTVMSHLLNDFLFEVPDTIQANSKIMITKDMVDERLSSLVQNRDLSQYIL, encoded by the coding sequence ATGAAAGAAATTAATAATTTGACCCCCAAACAAATTGTCCATGAATTGGATAAATATATCATAGGACAGCGGGATGCAAAACGAAATGTAGCGATTGCCCTTAGAAACAGGATCAGAAGGATGATGGTGAAAAGTGATTTGCAAAAAGATATTGTGCCCAACAACATCTTGATGATCGGATCAACAGGGGTAGGAAAGACAGAAATAGCCAGAAGACTGGCGAGTGTGGCCAATGCACCATTTACCAAGGTAGAAGCATCAAAATTCACAGAAGTAGGTTATGTGGGTCGGGATGTGGAAAGTATGGTGAGGGATTTGGTAGAGCAGGCCATCAATTTAGTGAAGGAAAATAAGAACGAAGAGGTAAAAGAAAAGGCCGCCGAGAATGTGGAGGACATTTTATTGGATATCCTTATTCCACCAGTGAAGACTGCAGGTTTCAGCACTTCGAGGTCTATCAGCAATGGAGACTTAGATCCAGAAAAGGCATCAGAGCAGGAATTGAATGAAAAGACCCGTGAGCGTTTTCGTGAGAAATTAAAAAATGGAGAGCTTGAAGAAAGGAAGATTGAAATTAATGTGAAGCAATCTTCACCCGTAGGGGTAGGTATGATTGGGAATGGAATGATGGATGATGCAAGCATGGCGGGTTTGCAAGATATGATTAGTGGGATGATGCCCAAAAAGACCAAGAAGAGAAAATTGACTATTTCCGAAGCCCGGAAAATATTGATGGAAGAGGAGACCTCTAAGTTGATTGATTTTGATGAGGTGAAAGAAGAAGCCATATTCCTTGCCGAAAACAATGGGATCATTTTTATAGATGAAGTGGATAAAATAGCCTCAAAAAGTGGAAAGAATGGAGGTGGTCCAGATGTAAGCCGTGAAGGGGTCCAGCGGGATTTGTTGCCTATCGTAGAGGGTAGCTCGGTAAATACTAAGTATGGCCTGGTGCATACTGACCATGTGTTGTTTATTGCAGCAGGAGCTTTCCATGTGAGCAAACCATCGGATTTGATTCCTGAACTGCAAGGACGTTTCCCTATTCGTGTGGAACTAGATAGCCTTAGTCAGGAAGATTTTACCAGAATATTAAAAGAGCCTAAAAATGCTTTGACCAAGCAGTACCAAGCCTTGTTTGGTGCAGAAGAAGTAGTTTTGGAATATACGGATGAGGCAATTGAGGAAATCGCAAGAATAGCCTTCAAGATCAATGAAGAAGTGGAGAATATTGGGGCTAGAAGGTTACATACGGTAATGAGCCATTTGTTGAATGATTTTCTGTTTGAGGTGCCAGATACTATTCAGGCAAATTCTAAGATCATGATCACCAAAGATATGGTGGATGAACGATTAAGCTCATTGGTTCAAAACAGAGATTTATCCCAGTATATATTATAA
- a CDS encoding cold-shock protein, with the protein MLTGTVKFYNEAKGFGFIIDDETQNDVFVHATGLVDKVEQNDKVSFDVKEGKKGLNAINVKKE; encoded by the coding sequence ATGCTTACTGGAACTGTTAAATTTTACAATGAGGCAAAGGGGTTTGGTTTCATTATAGACGATGAAACCCAAAATGATGTATTTGTCCATGCAACCGGGCTCGTTGACAAGGTCGAACAAAATGACAAAGTGTCTTTTGATGTAAAAGAGGGAAAAAAAGGATTGAATGCTATTAATGTAAAAAAGGAATAG
- a CDS encoding SixA phosphatase family protein, with protein sequence MKKLVIYRHAKSSWANPFLEDHQRPLAERGLRDAPRMAQRLKTKNIQPDYMLSSDAERAKTTALITAENLEYAPNQVHFTNELYHASSSHILKTIRHIPDSKNTAFVFGHNPGLNDLVEKLGGDIDNLPTCGQFGFIFETDSWEKISPRNAKVWFFDYPKNQTGN encoded by the coding sequence ATGAAAAAATTAGTAATATACCGTCATGCCAAATCTTCTTGGGCTAACCCCTTCTTGGAAGATCACCAAAGACCGCTTGCCGAAAGAGGATTGAGAGATGCTCCCAGAATGGCCCAAAGGTTAAAAACAAAAAACATCCAACCAGACTATATGCTTTCTTCTGATGCCGAGAGAGCCAAAACAACGGCTTTAATAACCGCCGAAAATTTGGAGTATGCCCCAAACCAAGTTCATTTCACCAATGAATTATACCATGCATCATCAAGTCATATATTGAAAACAATTAGGCATATTCCTGACAGCAAAAATACAGCTTTTGTTTTTGGTCATAATCCAGGCCTCAATGATTTGGTAGAAAAGCTTGGAGGAGACATAGACAATCTCCCTACTTGTGGACAATTTGGCTTTATCTTTGAAACGGATTCATGGGAAAAAATAAGCCCCCGAAACGCTAAAGTTTGGTTCTTTGATTATCCAAAAAACCAAACTGGAAATTAA
- a CDS encoding helix-hairpin-helix domain-containing protein, translating into MDNKKITKILKLTSQLMELHEVNAFKIKSYTSAIYSIDQGNISLENLSKEELQKINGIGKSIAEVIVQLQETGTHEYLEELLKDTPKGLLEVLEIKGLGPKKIKVLWKELSITSVHELLEACQAGEVAKIKGFGTKTQESIIQSLEFIASNKGKWHYADIESDIEGLWEKLNQLFGKENIAITGEYARKSEIIDKAELILSTDNRKTAFQKINQIDVLEQDKKVSSPFTWRGKLKEKELEIIIFAAEPNSFVNEQLLRTPSNAHLLAPLDAEQTLGSFFKSKNFNSEQDAYKEAGLAYILPELREGQFEIELAKENKLPTLLEETDLKGILHNHSTYSDGKHSLKEMAEYCKELGYEYLGISDHSRTASYAGGLSIEQVEEQQNEIKQLNEALAPFKIFSGIESDILPDGNLDYPDEVLASFDFIVSSIHSSLNMNRKKATARLIKAIENPYTTILGHPTGRLLLRREGYPVDHKAIIDACAANQVVIEINANPWRLDLDWRWVHYALEKGVQLSINPDAHEKAGYAHMKYGVLVGRKGGLSKSMTFNALSLEEINQYFQKRKSKIK; encoded by the coding sequence TTGGACAATAAAAAAATCACCAAAATACTGAAATTGACCTCCCAGCTAATGGAGCTCCACGAAGTAAATGCCTTCAAAATCAAAAGCTACACTTCCGCGATTTACTCCATAGACCAAGGCAATATTAGCTTGGAAAACCTCTCCAAGGAAGAGCTTCAAAAAATCAATGGTATAGGAAAAAGCATTGCAGAGGTAATTGTACAGCTCCAAGAGACAGGCACGCATGAATACCTTGAGGAACTTCTAAAAGACACCCCAAAGGGACTTCTCGAAGTACTGGAAATCAAAGGGCTTGGGCCAAAGAAAATCAAAGTGCTATGGAAAGAACTTAGCATCACCTCTGTACATGAACTTCTGGAAGCCTGTCAGGCAGGAGAAGTGGCCAAAATTAAAGGTTTTGGTACCAAGACCCAGGAAAGTATAATTCAGTCTTTGGAATTCATCGCCTCCAATAAAGGAAAATGGCACTATGCAGATATAGAATCGGATATAGAAGGATTATGGGAGAAACTCAACCAGCTTTTTGGCAAAGAAAACATTGCCATCACGGGAGAATATGCAAGGAAATCCGAAATCATAGACAAGGCTGAGTTAATCCTCAGCACAGACAATCGTAAAACAGCCTTTCAAAAAATTAATCAAATAGATGTACTGGAGCAAGACAAAAAAGTATCCAGTCCTTTCACCTGGAGAGGAAAGCTTAAGGAAAAGGAATTAGAAATCATCATTTTCGCAGCAGAGCCTAACTCCTTCGTAAACGAGCAATTACTGCGCACCCCAAGTAATGCCCACCTTTTGGCACCTTTAGATGCTGAGCAAACTTTAGGAAGCTTCTTCAAATCCAAAAATTTCAACTCGGAACAAGACGCTTATAAAGAAGCCGGCTTGGCCTATATTCTCCCTGAATTAAGAGAAGGCCAGTTTGAAATAGAACTGGCCAAAGAAAACAAACTTCCGACACTATTAGAAGAAACTGATCTAAAAGGCATTCTTCATAATCACTCTACTTACAGTGATGGCAAACATAGTCTTAAAGAAATGGCCGAATACTGTAAAGAACTTGGATATGAATACCTAGGCATTTCGGACCACAGCAGAACGGCCTCTTATGCAGGGGGGCTTTCCATAGAACAAGTAGAAGAGCAGCAAAATGAAATAAAGCAGCTCAATGAAGCACTCGCTCCTTTTAAAATTTTCAGTGGTATAGAAAGCGACATCCTACCTGATGGAAATCTGGATTACCCAGACGAGGTATTGGCATCCTTTGACTTTATTGTATCCTCCATTCACAGCAGCCTAAACATGAACCGAAAAAAGGCCACAGCGAGACTAATAAAGGCCATAGAAAACCCATATACGACTATCTTAGGACACCCTACAGGAAGGCTTTTACTCAGAAGGGAAGGTTACCCTGTAGACCATAAAGCTATCATTGATGCCTGTGCTGCCAATCAAGTTGTCATTGAAATAAATGCCAATCCATGGAGACTGGACCTAGACTGGAGATGGGTACATTATGCATTGGAAAAAGGCGTACAACTCTCCATCAACCCAGATGCTCATGAAAAAGCAGGCTACGCACATATGAAATACGGTGTTTTGGTCGGCAGAAAAGGTGGATTGAGTAAATCCATGACCTTCAATGCGCTCAGCTTGGAAGAAATCAACCAATATTTCCAAAAAAGAAAATCAAAAATCAAATAG
- a CDS encoding SDR family NAD(P)-dependent oxidoreductase, whose product MKHLFILTGCSKGLGKALLGSLLENKENHVLGISRSAMQEQERFVHIQLDLADTTALINVLPEVFPEGDFEKVVLINNAGWIGEIAPLGKLDPVGILKIHTINVVAPAILINEYVKKYADREMEKLVVNISSGAAVKDIDGWSGYSSSKSALNRISGVAQEESDLNGYGIRYFALAPGIVDTPMQEDIRSAKSADFSGLEKFRSFKSNNELSSPVEVSKKVIYLIEHSDLFKGVIQDVRKF is encoded by the coding sequence ATGAAACATCTATTTATTTTAACAGGTTGCAGTAAAGGGCTGGGCAAAGCTTTGCTAGGCAGTTTGTTAGAAAATAAAGAAAACCATGTCCTGGGCATATCCAGGTCTGCTATGCAAGAGCAAGAAAGATTTGTCCACATACAATTGGATCTGGCGGATACTACTGCCCTGATCAATGTTTTGCCAGAGGTCTTTCCTGAAGGAGATTTTGAGAAGGTTGTTTTGATCAATAATGCAGGCTGGATAGGAGAGATAGCTCCTTTAGGTAAATTGGATCCAGTGGGAATTTTAAAAATTCACACCATTAATGTGGTGGCTCCAGCGATATTGATCAATGAGTATGTGAAGAAATATGCTGACAGGGAAATGGAAAAGTTGGTGGTGAATATATCTTCAGGTGCAGCAGTGAAAGATATAGATGGTTGGTCCGGTTATAGTAGCTCAAAATCAGCGCTAAACCGTATTTCAGGTGTTGCTCAAGAAGAAAGTGACTTGAATGGCTATGGTATACGATATTTTGCATTGGCGCCGGGAATTGTGGATACCCCCATGCAAGAGGATATTAGGTCTGCAAAATCAGCAGATTTTAGTGGTCTGGAGAAGTTTCGATCCTTTAAGTCCAATAATGAACTAAGCTCTCCAGTAGAGGTTTCCAAAAAGGTGATTTACTTAATAGAACACTCTGATCTGTTCAAAGGGGTAATTCAGGATGTAAGAAAGTTTTAA